The Brienomyrus brachyistius isolate T26 chromosome 7, BBRACH_0.4, whole genome shotgun sequence DNA segment TAGCTTTTTGTTCCTGTGCATATATCAGTAATCCAGTCATGCATAGAACAGAAATAAAACCCTAAAAATGTGCCTATATTTGACTTTGTATAACTTCCTGTGTCTTTTAAAAGATTTGTTTCCTAAACAGAACAGTGGTTGCCAGTGAATAAAAAAACAATTCTAGAAATACAATACTTTGAAAAAGACTTGTTCTTTTAAAATGTGCCTTAATGATATGGTATGATATTCTTAGATTCACTTAAGAATgtatagtgataaactttttTATTAAAGTTTCAGGTTTCCTGTCCGCATTCAGCTGAAGAGCAGAAATGGTGTGCATCCCCTGCATCGTGATACCTGTCCTTCTGTGGGTTTATAAGAGATTCCTTGAGCCCATTATTTACCCTTTCATCTCTCCACTTCTGAGCCGGTTTTGGCCTAAAAAGGCAGTTGATGGTAAAGATAATGGCGAAGTGAAAACTAAAGAAAACTGTAACGGGACATGCAAGGTAATAACGTTTCTGTGTAACACATTCATTTGTAATGAAGATTCTCTTCAGCTACAGTACCAgaattttaaaagtttaataGTTAAAATATATTATGAACTGACTGTCACTTTTTGTTGAGTAAAGACTGCCGT contains these protein-coding regions:
- the LOC125746768 gene encoding UPF0729 protein C18orf32 homolog translates to MVCIPCIVIPVLLWVYKRFLEPIIYPFISPLLSRFWPKKAVDGKDNGEVKTKENCNGTCKNDCSTDAGSATVNGQVTAPDKKRD